A region from the Oceanidesulfovibrio marinus genome encodes:
- a CDS encoding GGDEF domain-containing protein, whose translation MARNELIMWGIGLTELEAQAIRHAARGRARLATWSGDTLPQAEDLDRDEPFLVLATWSAWGRASQAVPVLEGVTRAVILSEDADAETVQNATASGADAAINTPLEQDSLTAVIERAISVRRLYDDIYRMTQEIVLERELLSRKNEQLKFINGFLARTAESMDPVELLGIAQAELSKLVDISALHACIWGPQDDAAFEAELFLAENISASARQSWCSLLLESAASLSSRKLKDYRIVQLPAHGRIVRPPSKGRTLILPLKAAGDVFGCIAVAGSINYSLGRDQVELMHSAVSHLGLALRNAILFSEARNEADYDSLTMIHNRRAFERRLKEEIVRHQRYGHPMSLLMLDIDRFKPINDSYGHLAGDAVLAAVARTIRNAVRTCDYPARYGGEEFAVILPQTSGVQASVLAERLRHEIAGLDFFEEGAHFRITASIGIADIAPDSPHITAPQLIRRSDRALYGAKHQGRNQVVVAPYENECPSIAAMH comes from the coding sequence ATGGCACGCAACGAACTGATCATGTGGGGGATCGGGCTGACAGAGCTCGAGGCTCAGGCGATACGCCACGCGGCGCGCGGGAGGGCACGTCTTGCAACCTGGAGCGGCGATACGCTTCCCCAGGCCGAAGATCTCGACCGCGACGAACCGTTTCTCGTTCTGGCTACCTGGAGCGCGTGGGGGCGCGCATCCCAGGCTGTCCCTGTTCTGGAAGGCGTCACCCGAGCGGTGATCCTGAGCGAAGACGCGGACGCAGAGACCGTGCAGAACGCCACGGCTTCCGGCGCGGACGCCGCCATCAATACGCCCTTGGAGCAGGACAGCCTCACGGCGGTCATCGAACGCGCCATTTCCGTGCGCCGGCTCTACGATGACATCTACCGTATGACCCAGGAGATCGTTCTGGAGCGGGAGCTTCTTTCGCGCAAGAACGAGCAGCTCAAGTTCATCAACGGATTCCTGGCCCGAACGGCCGAGAGCATGGACCCTGTGGAGCTTCTGGGCATCGCCCAGGCCGAGCTTTCCAAGCTCGTAGACATCAGCGCCCTGCACGCCTGCATCTGGGGGCCGCAGGATGATGCGGCTTTCGAGGCCGAGCTCTTCCTGGCGGAAAACATTTCCGCAAGCGCCCGTCAGAGCTGGTGCAGCTTGCTGCTGGAAAGCGCCGCGTCCCTGAGCTCCAGAAAGCTGAAGGACTACCGCATCGTGCAGTTGCCCGCCCATGGCCGGATCGTGCGTCCGCCGTCCAAGGGCAGGACCCTTATTCTGCCACTCAAGGCGGCCGGAGACGTGTTCGGCTGCATCGCCGTTGCCGGCTCCATCAACTATTCGCTGGGGCGCGACCAGGTGGAGCTGATGCACTCCGCCGTGAGCCACCTGGGCCTGGCCCTGCGCAACGCCATCCTCTTCAGCGAGGCGCGCAACGAGGCCGACTACGACAGCCTGACCATGATCCACAACCGCCGTGCATTCGAACGCCGGCTCAAGGAAGAGATCGTGCGGCATCAACGCTACGGCCACCCCATGAGTCTGCTGATGCTGGACATCGACCGTTTCAAGCCCATCAACGACAGTTACGGCCACCTGGCCGGCGACGCGGTGCTGGCGGCCGTGGCCCGGACCATCCGCAACGCCGTGCGCACCTGCGACTACCCGGCCCGCTACGGCGGCGAGGAGTTCGCCGTGATTCTGCCGCAGACCAGCGGCGTGCAGGCCTCCGTCCTGGCTGAGCGTCTGCGCCATGAGATCGCGGGTCTCGATTTCTTCGAGGAAGGGGCGCACTTCAGGATCACGGCATCCATCGGCATCGCGGATATCGCACCGGATTCGCCGCATATCACGGCGCCGCAGCTGATTCGCCGCTCGGACCGCGCCCTGTACGGGGCCAAGCACCAGGGCCGCAACCAGGTTGTGGTGGCACCGTATGAAAACGAGTGCCCATCAATTGCAGCAATGCATTGA